From the genome of Cedecea lapagei, one region includes:
- a CDS encoding CYTH domain-containing protein, whose amino-acid sequence MAQEIELKFIVNPAALDALRNKLNDLPGEHSAPRQLLNIYYETADNQLRRHDMGLRIRGDAGRYEMTMKIAGRVTGGLHQRPEYNVELSKPELDLALLPAEVWPEGLDVTALQADVKPLFSTDFAREKWVVTHGASRIELALDLGEVKAGEHHTPICELELELLSGETADLLALAESLVTEPGLRQGSLSKAARGYHLAQGNAAREVKPLGVLYPPAKATVEQGLEGSLELALGHWLYHEELWLSGVKGAKQQIIDAIGLVRHALALFGGLIPRKASTHLREQLIALEARFAGDEKAEAIIYSAQASSAKLALTRWLVERQWQAFIDEKGRAKLDGSFKRFADTHLSRHAAELKETFQRPLGDSYADQLPRLARETDSIRLLAGVYSDAQTQPWLENWQGLRYAIVTRQRIEIEHYRNEAISQAPFWLHSGK is encoded by the coding sequence ATGGCTCAGGAAATCGAACTCAAATTCATCGTTAACCCTGCCGCGCTAGACGCGCTGCGTAACAAGCTAAACGACCTGCCGGGTGAGCACAGCGCCCCCCGCCAGCTGCTTAATATCTACTACGAAACCGCTGATAATCAGCTGCGTCGCCACGATATGGGGCTGCGCATACGCGGTGATGCTGGCCGTTATGAAATGACGATGAAAATCGCCGGGCGGGTGACCGGCGGGCTGCATCAGCGCCCTGAATACAACGTCGAGCTCAGCAAACCCGAGCTGGATCTCGCGTTGCTGCCTGCGGAGGTGTGGCCGGAAGGGCTGGACGTCACGGCACTTCAGGCCGACGTTAAGCCGCTGTTCAGCACCGACTTTGCGCGGGAAAAGTGGGTGGTTACTCACGGTGCAAGCCGTATTGAGCTGGCGTTGGATCTTGGTGAAGTGAAAGCCGGGGAGCACCATACGCCGATCTGCGAGCTTGAACTTGAGCTGTTAAGCGGCGAGACGGCAGATTTGTTGGCGCTGGCTGAAAGCCTCGTTACCGAGCCCGGCCTGCGTCAGGGCAGCCTGAGCAAAGCGGCGCGGGGATATCATCTGGCGCAGGGCAATGCCGCTCGTGAAGTGAAGCCGCTGGGCGTGCTCTATCCGCCGGCCAAAGCCACCGTTGAACAAGGGCTGGAAGGCTCTCTGGAGCTGGCGCTTGGCCACTGGCTCTACCATGAGGAGCTGTGGCTGAGCGGCGTAAAAGGCGCTAAACAGCAGATTATCGATGCCATCGGCCTGGTACGCCATGCCCTTGCCCTGTTTGGCGGCCTTATTCCAAGAAAGGCGAGCACTCACTTACGTGAGCAGCTTATCGCTCTTGAGGCACGCTTTGCCGGTGACGAAAAGGCAGAGGCTATCATTTATAGCGCGCAGGCCAGCAGCGCCAAACTGGCGTTGACCCGCTGGCTGGTGGAGCGCCAGTGGCAGGCGTTTATTGATGAGAAAGGCCGCGCGAAGCTGGATGGCTCCTTCAAGCGTTTTGCCGATACCCACCTTTCCCGCCACGCGGCCGAGCTGAAAGAGACCTTCCAGCGTCCGCTGGGCGACAGCTACGCAGACCAGCTGCCGCGCCTGGCTCGCGAGACGGATTCGATTCGCCTGCTGGCCGGAGTATACAGCGATGCGCAAACTCAGCCGTGGCTGGAAAACTGGCAGGGGCTGCGCTACGCCATTGTGACCCGCCAGCGTATCGAAATTGAGCATTACCGAAACGAAGCGATCTCGCAGGCGCCTTTCTGGCTGCATAGCGGGAAATAA
- the glnE gene encoding bifunctional [glutamate--ammonia ligase]-adenylyl-L-tyrosine phosphorylase/[glutamate--ammonia-ligase] adenylyltransferase: protein MISLTPLLQQHLQAFLPRLPQEIDSLTLSDEARAVLAISDFVGDSVVAYPAWLQTLQQDAPKADEWRHYAAWLQQDLQDIHDEAALMKALRFFRRRIMVRIAWAQALEQVDTQSSLQQLSVLAETLIVAARDWLYAACCREWGTPCNAAGEPQPLLILGMGKLGGGELNFSSDIDLIFAWPENGSTQGGRRELDNAQFFTRMGQRLIKVLDQPTQDGFVYRVDMRLRPFGDSGPLVLSFAALEDYYQEQGRDWERYAMVKARIMGDNDDVWSQELRNMLRPFIFRRYIDFSVIQSLRNMKGMIAREVRRRGLTDNIKLGAGGIREIEFIVQVFQLIRGGREPSLQSRSLLPTLEAIQQLHLLAEEDALKLRNAYLYLRRLENLLQSINDEQTQTLPGDDLNRARLAWAMQAEDWDALQQTLQLHMNDVRQVFNDLIGDDEPEAEEDKISEAWRELWIDALDADENTAVLSHLTAEARAELLKQVSHFRQEIDKRTIGPRGRQVLDQLLPNLLSEVCSRADAPLTFSRLTPLLFGILTRTTYLELLSEFPGALKHLITLCAASPMIAAQLASYPLLLDELLDPNTLYQPTATDAYRDELRQYLLRVPDEDEEQQLEALRQFKQAQMLRVAAADIAGTLPVMKVSDHLTWLAEAILDAVIQRAWMQMVARYGQPRHLQDREGRGFAVLGYGKLGGWELGYSSDLDLVFLHDCPMEVMTDGEREIDGRQFYLRLAQRIMHLFSTRTSTGILYEVDARLRPSGAAGMLVTTAESFADYQKNEAWTWEHQALVRARVVYGDPALNRQFDAIRREILCTPREGEGLQVEVREMREKMRAHLGNKHRDRFDIKADEGGITDIEFITQYLVLRYASEAPKLTRWSDNVRILELMAQNDIMDEAEAKALTHAYVTLRDELHHLALQELPGNVALEAFVEEREQVQRSWRKWLGEPQTRAEA, encoded by the coding sequence ATGATATCGCTGACTCCTTTATTACAGCAGCACCTGCAGGCGTTTTTGCCGCGCCTGCCGCAAGAGATTGACTCCCTGACACTGAGCGACGAGGCTCGCGCGGTGCTGGCGATAAGTGATTTTGTTGGTGACAGCGTGGTGGCGTATCCCGCCTGGCTGCAAACCTTGCAGCAGGACGCGCCGAAGGCTGACGAATGGCGGCATTATGCCGCCTGGCTCCAGCAGGATTTACAGGATATACACGATGAAGCGGCGTTGATGAAAGCGCTGCGTTTTTTCCGCCGTCGTATCATGGTGAGGATTGCCTGGGCGCAGGCGCTGGAACAGGTCGATACGCAAAGTTCGCTGCAACAGCTCAGCGTGCTGGCTGAAACGCTGATTGTCGCCGCCCGCGACTGGCTCTATGCCGCCTGCTGCCGCGAGTGGGGCACACCCTGCAATGCTGCCGGAGAGCCGCAGCCGCTGCTCATTCTTGGCATGGGCAAGCTGGGCGGCGGCGAGCTGAACTTCTCCTCGGACATCGACCTGATTTTTGCCTGGCCGGAAAACGGTTCAACCCAGGGCGGACGGCGCGAGCTTGATAATGCCCAGTTCTTTACCCGCATGGGGCAGCGCCTGATTAAAGTTCTCGACCAGCCTACGCAGGATGGTTTTGTTTACCGCGTGGATATGCGTCTGCGTCCGTTTGGCGACAGCGGCCCGCTGGTGCTCAGCTTTGCCGCGCTGGAAGATTATTACCAGGAGCAGGGGCGCGACTGGGAGCGCTATGCGATGGTGAAAGCGCGCATTATGGGCGACAACGACGACGTGTGGAGCCAGGAGCTGCGTAACATGTTGCGGCCGTTTATTTTCCGTCGCTACATCGATTTTAGCGTGATCCAGTCCCTGCGTAATATGAAGGGCATGATTGCCCGCGAAGTCCGCCGTCGGGGGCTCACGGACAACATTAAGCTCGGTGCGGGCGGTATTCGCGAAATCGAGTTTATCGTTCAGGTCTTCCAGCTTATCCGCGGCGGGCGAGAGCCTTCGCTGCAGTCCCGCTCTCTGTTGCCAACCCTCGAAGCTATCCAGCAGCTCCATCTGCTTGCGGAAGAAGATGCGCTGAAACTCCGCAACGCCTACCTCTATCTTCGTCGGCTGGAGAACCTGCTGCAAAGTATCAATGACGAACAGACGCAAACCTTGCCGGGTGACGATCTCAACCGGGCTCGCCTGGCGTGGGCGATGCAGGCGGAGGACTGGGATGCGCTTCAGCAGACGCTGCAGCTGCATATGAACGACGTGCGTCAGGTCTTTAACGATCTGATTGGTGACGATGAGCCCGAAGCCGAGGAGGATAAAATCTCTGAAGCCTGGCGTGAGCTCTGGATTGACGCCCTGGACGCGGATGAAAACACGGCGGTACTTAGCCATTTAACCGCCGAGGCGAGGGCCGAGCTGCTGAAGCAGGTTAGCCATTTCCGGCAGGAAATCGATAAACGTACCATCGGCCCACGGGGTCGTCAGGTGCTGGATCAGCTGCTGCCGAACCTGTTGAGCGAAGTCTGCTCCAGGGCCGACGCGCCGCTAACGTTTTCCCGGTTAACGCCGCTGCTGTTTGGGATCCTCACCCGCACGACCTATCTGGAACTCCTCAGCGAATTCCCTGGCGCGCTCAAACACCTGATTACGCTGTGCGCAGCCTCGCCGATGATTGCCGCGCAGCTTGCCAGCTATCCTCTGCTGCTGGATGAGCTGCTTGATCCCAATACGCTGTATCAGCCAACGGCAACCGATGCCTATCGCGACGAACTCCGCCAGTATCTGCTTCGCGTGCCGGACGAAGATGAAGAGCAGCAGCTGGAAGCATTACGCCAGTTCAAACAGGCGCAGATGCTGCGTGTGGCGGCTGCCGATATCGCGGGCACTCTGCCGGTCATGAAAGTTAGCGATCACCTGACCTGGCTTGCCGAGGCTATTCTTGATGCGGTGATACAGCGTGCCTGGATGCAAATGGTGGCGCGCTATGGCCAGCCTCGCCATCTGCAGGACAGAGAGGGGCGAGGCTTTGCCGTTCTGGGCTACGGCAAACTGGGCGGCTGGGAGCTGGGATATAGCTCCGATCTCGACCTGGTCTTCCTGCACGATTGCCCGATGGAAGTGATGACCGACGGCGAGCGTGAAATCGATGGTCGCCAGTTTTATCTGCGCCTGGCGCAGCGCATCATGCATCTGTTCAGCACGCGTACCTCGACCGGGATTTTGTACGAAGTTGACGCGCGCCTCAGGCCATCCGGGGCGGCAGGTATGCTGGTGACTACCGCTGAATCTTTTGCTGATTATCAGAAGAATGAAGCCTGGACCTGGGAACATCAGGCGCTGGTTCGCGCCCGCGTGGTGTACGGCGACCCGGCCCTTAACCGCCAGTTTGATGCCATTCGCCGCGAGATCCTGTGCACGCCGCGGGAAGGAGAAGGCTTGCAGGTTGAAGTGCGCGAGATGCGTGAAAAAATGCGCGCTCATTTGGGCAATAAACACCGCGATCGCTTTGATATTAAAGCCGATGAGGGCGGGATCACCGATATCGAATTTATTACGCAATATCTGGTGCTGCGCTATGCCAGCGAGGCGCCAAAGCTCACGCGCTGGTCCGATAACGTGCGTATTCTGGAATTAATGGCGCAGAACGACATTATGGACGAAGCCGAGGCCAAAGCCCTGACCCACGCCTATGTCACGCTGCGTGATGAATTGCACCATCTGGCGCTGCAGGAATTGCCCGGAAACGTTGCGCTGGAAGCCTTTGTTGAGGAGCGTGAGCAGGTGCAACGCAGCTGGCGGAAGTGGTTGGGCGAGCCGCAAACGCGCGCGGAGGCATAA
- the folB gene encoding bifunctional dihydroneopterin aldolase/7,8-dihydroneopterin epimerase, whose translation MDIVFIEQLSVITTIGVYDWEQTIEQKLVFDIEMAWDNRKAAGSDDVKDCLSYADVSDAVIKHVGSGRFALVERVAEEVADLLLTRFNSPWIRLKVSKPGAVAQAANVGVIIERGGNLKQSK comes from the coding sequence ATGGACATTGTATTTATAGAGCAACTTTCGGTAATCACCACCATCGGTGTTTACGACTGGGAACAGACCATCGAACAGAAACTGGTGTTCGATATCGAAATGGCATGGGATAACCGTAAAGCGGCGGGCAGCGACGATGTGAAGGATTGCCTGAGCTATGCAGACGTGAGCGATGCGGTGATTAAACATGTCGGCAGCGGGCGTTTTGCCCTGGTGGAACGCGTGGCAGAAGAAGTTGCAGATCTGCTGCTGACCCGCTTTAATTCGCCGTGGATCCGGCTGAAGGTGAGTAAACCTGGTGCGGTTGCTCAGGCTGCCAACGTTGGGGTTATCATCGAGCGTGGCGGTAATCTGAAACAGAGTAAATAA
- a CDS encoding multifunctional CCA addition/repair protein: MKIYLVGGAVRDGLLKLPVKDKDWVVVGATPQQMLDEGYQQVGKDFPVFLHPQSHEEYALARTERKSGQGYTGFTCYSAPDVTLEQDLLRRDLTINAIAQDEHGKLIDPYNGLADIKSRLLRHVSPAFNEDPLRVLRVARFAARYAHLNFQIAPETLALMREMTDNGEIAHLTAERVWKETENALTSRNPQVFFAVLRECGALKVLFPEIDALYGVPAPAKWHPEIDTGIHTLMTLSIAAQLSPAVDVRFATLCHDLGKGLTPKEKWPSHHGHGPAGVKLVEQLCARLRVPNEIRDLAKQVAEFHDLIHTFPILQPKTVIKLFDAIDAWRKPQRVEQIALTSEADARGRTGFEASDYPQGRMLRAAWAAAQSVTNKEVIEAGFSGPAIREELTKRRIKAVAAWKEQHCPQPQG, translated from the coding sequence GTGAAGATTTATCTGGTCGGTGGTGCAGTTCGCGATGGGTTATTAAAACTACCGGTTAAGGATAAAGACTGGGTTGTGGTTGGGGCTACGCCTCAGCAGATGCTGGATGAAGGTTACCAGCAGGTCGGGAAAGATTTCCCGGTGTTTCTGCATCCGCAATCCCACGAAGAGTATGCGCTGGCCCGAACCGAGAGGAAATCAGGCCAGGGCTACACTGGCTTTACCTGCTATTCCGCCCCGGACGTGACGCTCGAGCAGGATCTTTTGCGCCGCGATCTGACAATCAACGCCATTGCCCAGGACGAACACGGCAAGCTAATTGACCCGTATAACGGTCTGGCCGACATCAAGAGCCGCCTGCTGCGCCATGTCTCACCAGCTTTCAATGAAGATCCGCTGCGCGTCCTGCGCGTGGCGCGTTTTGCCGCACGCTACGCCCATCTGAATTTCCAGATAGCGCCAGAAACACTCGCCCTGATGCGTGAAATGACCGATAACGGTGAAATCGCCCATCTCACCGCCGAACGCGTCTGGAAAGAGACCGAAAATGCGCTTACCAGCCGTAACCCGCAGGTCTTTTTTGCCGTGCTGCGCGAATGCGGCGCCCTGAAAGTCCTGTTCCCGGAGATCGATGCGCTTTACGGCGTCCCGGCCCCGGCAAAATGGCACCCGGAAATCGATACAGGCATTCATACGCTGATGACCCTGTCTATTGCCGCGCAGCTTAGCCCGGCGGTGGACGTTCGCTTCGCCACCCTGTGCCACGATCTGGGCAAGGGGCTGACGCCAAAAGAAAAATGGCCAAGCCACCACGGCCACGGCCCGGCGGGGGTTAAGCTTGTCGAGCAACTTTGTGCCCGCCTGCGCGTGCCCAATGAGATCCGCGACCTGGCAAAGCAGGTCGCAGAGTTCCACGATCTGATTCATACCTTCCCGATTTTGCAGCCAAAGACGGTGATCAAGCTGTTTGACGCGATTGACGCCTGGCGCAAGCCGCAGCGAGTAGAGCAAATTGCCCTGACCAGCGAAGCCGATGCTCGCGGGCGCACGGGTTTTGAGGCCAGCGATTATCCGCAGGGCAGGATGCTGCGCGCGGCCTGGGCTGCGGCTCAGAGCGTGACTAATAAAGAAGTTATCGAGGCTGGATTCAGCGGCCCGGCGATTCGGGAAGAGTTAACGAAGCGGAGAATTAAAGCGGTTGCAGCCTGGAAGGAACAGCACTGCCCCCAGCCGCAAGGCTGA
- a CDS encoding TIGR04211 family SH3 domain-containing protein, translating to MQKLRLICLTLLSLSVSVVAHAEEKRYVSDELNTWVRSGPGDNYRLVGTVNAGEEVTLLQSNEETKYGQVRDSNGRTSWIPLAQLSTSPSLRTRVPDLENQVKTLTDKLNNIDTTWNQRTAEMQQKVAQSDTVINGLKDENQQLKNQLIVAQKKVNAANVQLDDKQRAIIMQWFMYGGGVAGFGLLIGLLLPHMIPSRKKKDRWMN from the coding sequence ATGCAGAAATTACGCCTGATTTGCCTCACTTTGCTCTCTCTTAGCGTTTCCGTCGTGGCTCATGCCGAAGAAAAACGTTATGTCTCTGATGAATTAAACACCTGGGTTCGCAGCGGCCCGGGCGATAACTACCGCCTGGTGGGCACCGTCAACGCAGGGGAAGAAGTGACGCTGCTGCAAAGCAACGAAGAGACCAAATATGGCCAGGTGCGCGACAGCAACGGGCGTACCTCCTGGATCCCTCTTGCGCAGCTGAGCACCAGCCCAAGCCTGCGTACCCGCGTACCGGACCTGGAAAATCAGGTGAAAACGCTGACCGACAAGCTGAACAATATCGACACCACCTGGAACCAGCGCACGGCAGAGATGCAGCAGAAGGTTGCCCAGAGCGACACCGTGATTAACGGCCTGAAGGACGAAAATCAGCAGCTCAAAAACCAGCTGATCGTCGCCCAGAAAAAGGTGAATGCCGCTAACGTACAGCTTGACGACAAACAGCGCGCCATCATCATGCAGTGGTTTATGTATGGCGGTGGTGTCGCAGGGTTTGGCCTGCTGATTGGCCTGCTGCTGCCTCACATGATCCCAAGCCGCAAGAAGAAAGACCGCTGGATGAACTAG
- the bacA gene encoding undecaprenyl-diphosphate phosphatase, with the protein MSDLPTLAIAAILGVVEGLTEFLPVSSTGHMIIVGHLLGFEGQTAETFEVVIQLGSILAVVVMFWRRLFGLIGIHFGRPPEHEGTGTGRLSLIHILLGMIPAVVLGLVLHDAIKSLFNPVNVMYALVVGGLLLIAAECLKPKVPRAEGVDDITYRQAFMIGCFQCLALWPGFSRSGATISGGMLMGVSRYAASEFSFLLAVPMMMGATALDLYKSIGFLTMGDLPMFAVGFVTAFIVALIAIKTFLQLIKRISFIPFAIYRFAVAAAVFFIFT; encoded by the coding sequence ATGAGCGATCTACCAACGTTGGCGATTGCCGCCATTCTTGGCGTTGTTGAAGGGTTAACCGAGTTTTTACCGGTATCGTCTACCGGGCACATGATTATCGTAGGGCATCTTTTAGGTTTTGAAGGTCAGACGGCGGAAACCTTTGAAGTGGTTATCCAGCTGGGCTCTATTCTTGCCGTGGTGGTGATGTTCTGGCGCCGTCTGTTTGGTCTGATTGGCATCCATTTTGGCCGTCCTCCCGAGCATGAAGGGACGGGAACCGGCCGTCTTTCTTTGATCCATATCCTGCTCGGTATGATCCCGGCGGTGGTGCTTGGGCTTGTTCTCCACGACGCGATTAAATCGCTGTTTAACCCGGTTAACGTCATGTATGCCCTGGTGGTGGGCGGCCTGCTGCTGATTGCGGCGGAGTGCCTGAAGCCCAAAGTGCCGCGTGCCGAAGGGGTGGACGATATCACCTATCGCCAGGCATTTATGATTGGCTGCTTCCAGTGTCTGGCGCTTTGGCCGGGCTTCTCCCGTTCCGGGGCAACCATTTCCGGCGGGATGCTGATGGGCGTTAGCCGCTATGCGGCCTCTGAGTTCTCATTCCTGCTGGCGGTGCCGATGATGATGGGGGCGACGGCGCTTGACCTCTATAAGAGCATCGGTTTCCTGACCATGGGCGACCTGCCGATGTTTGCCGTGGGCTTTGTGACCGCCTTTATCGTTGCGCTGATCGCGATAAAAACCTTCCTGCAGCTAATCAAACGAATCTCGTTTATTCCGTTTGCTATCTACCGCTTCGCGGTGGCTGCGGCGGTATTCTTTATCTTCACCTAA